Within Bifidobacterium dentium JCM 1195 = DSM 20436, the genomic segment AAAATCGTCATCCAAACCTCTGTGCTCGACGCGCTGTCAAGCCACTTCCAGTGAGCGGAAAGGAGTGATCGACCGATGTTCTTTCTCCGCATGATTTTCCGCTCGTTCAGCCGTCAGTTCAAACGCCGTCTGCTGATCGCCGTCACCGTGTGCCTGTCGGCCACCGTGAGCGTGGCCATGCTCGGCGTGGTGTTCGACGTGGGCGACAAGCTCAACGCGGAACTGTCGACATACGGCTCGAACATCACCGTGCAGCCGAAGGCCGACGCGGTGGTGAGCGACCTGTACAACACGGGCGGATCTTCGGGTTCGTCCTCCGATTCCGACCCGACCGCGTTCCTCAAGGAATCGGATGCGCCGAAGATCAAGACGATCTTCTGGGCATTCAACATCACCAATTTTGCGCCGGAACTCAACATCCACGTGGACGCGGGATGCTCGGACGGCTCGGCATCCGCCGATTCATGCAAGGCCACCAACGTGCCGATCGTGGGCACATGGTTCGCCAAAACCCTGCACATGGATTCCGGCGAATCCACCGTGGCCGGCATGAATGGCATGCGTTCCTGGTGGAAACTCGACGGTTCCTGGCCAAAAGACGACACCGAACAGGGACTGATCGGCACCAGCCTGGCTTCGCAGCTCGGCGTGAAGATCGGTGACACCGTCACGCTTGGCAAGACCATCTCCACCGGCGAACGCAATCAGGTGAAGGTGAAGATCACCGGCATCTACGATTCGGGCGATTCCGACAACAACGGCATGTACATTCCGTCCATCGTGGCGCAGACGCTGGCGAATCTGCCCGATTCGATCGACAAGATCGAAGTCAAGGCGCTGACTACGCCTGACAACGATCTGGCGCGCAAGGCATCGAAAAACCCGAATGCGCTTACGCAAGACGAGTGGGAGACATGGTACTGCACCGCATATCCGTCATCCATCGCCTATCAGATCGAAGAGGTGATTCCGGGGTCGGTGGCCAAGCAGGTGCGTCAGGTCGCCGCATTGCAGGGCGATGTGCTTCAGAAAACACAGGCGGTGATGGTGCTGATGACCGTGCTGTCGCTGGTCGCGGCCGCGATTGCCGTGGCGAATCTGATGGCCGCCTCGATTGGCGAACGCGGCTCCGAACTTGCTTTGATGAAGGCGATCGGCGCGACGGATGGTGCGGTTTCCCGCCTGATGCTCGCCGAAACCGCCGTGATTTCGCTGGTCGGCGCGCTGGTCGGCGCGTTGTTTGGCTCCGGCGTGGCGCAGATCGTCGGACACGTGGTGTTCGGCTCCGGCATTACGATGCGTCCGATGGTGTTCGTACTGGTGTTCGTGCTGCTTGCCGTCACCGTGCTCATCGCCTCGTTCTCGTCGATTCGTTCGATTCTGAACCTGAAGCCTGCGGAGGTGCTCCATGGCCGCTGATCGTAGGAAACATGAAATGACCAATCGCAAGATGTTCTTCGCCATGCTGTGGGGTGCGGTGTTCCGTCGCCGTTCGCGTGCGGTGATGGCCGTGATCGCATCGCTGGTAGGTGCGGCCACGCTGTTCTGCCTGGCTTCCGTGTGCATTGCCGTACCTCAGCAGATGAACGAGGAGATGCGCGCATATGGCGCGAACCTCATCGTCACCCCTGCCGATGCGACCTCGAAATCCGAAGGTATCAGCACGGCCACCATCACCAACGTGACCGCGCTCGTAACGGCCGAACACAGCGCGAAATCCGCCGCCTATCGTTACGAAAGCGTGCGCATCAACTCCGCACCGTATACGTTGGCCGGCGTCAATCCCAAGGCCGTGCAGACGCTGAACCGCCACTGGAACGTGACCGGTGACTGGCCGAGCGAGGGCAACGTGATGGTGGGCCGCGATGTGGCCGACGCACTCGGGGTGCATATCGGTTCGCGTATCACCATCGGCTACCGTGCCTCCGACAATTCGGCCGCGTCCTCCGCATCAGGATCGTCCGATTCTGGAGAATCGGACAACCAAAGCGACGAAAACGGGTCCCAGATGTCCGATTCTGGAGAATCGGACAATCAGACGGTGGGCAAACTGGGGCAGACCGAATCCCAAGTCAAGGAAAACGGCCGCGTCTCATCCGACATCATGAACAATGAAGGTACCGAATTCCGCGTGGCCGGCATCGTCGATACCGGCGGCAACGAGGATTCCATCGTGTACGCCACCACCGCTGATGTGGCCAAACTGGCCGGCTCCAAGCGTGGCGCCGACGTGGTCGAATATTCCGTGAACGCCATGGGCGATGACCTGAACGCCATCGTCAAAACCCTCAATGCCAACCCGAACACCGGCGTGAAGGCGCAGACCGTCACCAAAATCACCTCGTCCGATACTCGCATCATCACCATGCTGCAGACACTGTTCTGGATCGTATCGCTTGTCGTGCTGGTGCTGACGCTGGTCGGCGTGGGAACCACCATCAGCTCCATCGTGAGTCAGCGGCGCAACGAAATCGGCCTACGCAAGGCCTTGGGCGCGTCATCGCAGGCAATCGGCACCGAATTCTACGTGGAATCCGCCATCTATGGGCTCATCGGCGGTCTGTTCGGCACGGCCATCGGCTATGCGCTGGCCCGTGTGCTGTGCGTCACCGTATTCGAACGTGCCATCGGCTTTAATTGGCTGTTGGGCCTCGCATCGCTCGTGTTGAGCATGCTGATCGCTGTCGTCGCGTCCATTCCGCCGGTCCGCCGCGCAACTCGTATTGACCCCGCCATCGTTTTGAGGGAGGAATAATCATGGGCTCCGAAAACATCCTGCTTGAGCTTGACCACATCTCCAAGATCTACGGCGACCTGCATGCCGTCGACGACCTGAATCTGACCGTGCCGGAAGGCGAATGGCTGGCGATCGTCGGCTCGTCCGGTTCCGGCAAGACCACGCTGATGAACATGATCGGCTGCATGGATACGCCGTCCAAGGGCTCCGTGATGCTTGAAGGCCGCAAACTTGAGGATCTGAATGCCAAGCAGCTCGCCGACGTGCGCAAGAACATGATCGGGCTCGTGTTCCAGAAATTCTATCTCGTGCCTCATTTGACGGCTGCGGAGAACGTGATGGTCGCGCAGTACTATCATTCTGTAGTCGATGAGACGCAGGCCTTGGAGGCGTTGGAACGCGTAGGATTGAAGGATCGCGCACACCATCTGCCAGGGCAGCTTTCCGGCGGCGAGCAGCAGCGCGTGTGCATCGCCCGAGCGCTGATCAACTGCCCGAAGCTGATTCTCGCCGACGAACCGACCGGCAATCTGGATGAGAAAAACGAGAAGATCGTGCTTGACCTGTTCCGTCAGCTGCATGAGCAGGGCACTACGATCATCGTCGTCACGCATGATGCGCTCGTCGCCTCCTGCGCGCAGCGAGAAATCATGCTCAACCACGGTGTGCTCATCGGCGAAAAGTGGAATGATGAAGCGGCAAGGCAAGCGTACGAGGCGGCCGGCGGCAAGCCCGCCTCCACCGGCTCGACCGCCGAGGGCGCGCAGACCGGCGAAACCGCCATCGAATTCGCCGATCCCACCAAAGCCGCCAAAACCGGAGCTACGGAGTGATCCAATCCAACGGAGTGACTGAGTGACTATGACTGACGAGAAATCGACTGCTGTGAAAGTGATCGCCCTGACCGCGGCGAGCCTTGCGTTGCTTTCGGCCTGTGGCGAGCCGAAAGCAACGCCGATGGACGACGAGTATGCCGGCAACTCCGGCGAAAGCGTCGAATCGCAGGAAGACAAGTCCAAAACCGACGGTAAGGCCACCGACAACTCCTCCAACGACGATGATTCCGTCAAAAATCATGCCGACGACTCGAATTCCACGAAGTCCGACAAGAAAGACACCGGCAATTACGCCGACGGCACCTATTCGATTAACGGCCAATACGGTCCGGTCGGCGAAGACACCATCGATGTGCATCTGACCGTCAAGGATCAGAACGTGACCGATGTGAGCATAGTCGGCCATCCGTTCACGTCCATCTCCAAAAAGCATCAGGACGCCTTCGCCAAGGCCGTGCCGGATGCCGTGGTGGGCAAGCCTCTGAAAGACCTCAAAATCGACAAGATCGCGGGCGCCAGCTGGACCACCGAGGCCTTCAACAAGGCCCTCGAGGTGGCTCGGCAGGAGGCTTCCATCCAGTAATGGTTTCATCATTCGATTTGTGAACTGTTTCTTTACCAGCGGAGAAATACCGGATTTCTGTTTGGCGATGTAACGCCTAGCACATATCGTCTTCGGCCCTATCGCATTGTGTGATGCAACGTGGCATGTGAGGCTTCCATGTGCGATAATGCTTATGTCTGAAGGTCTGTTCCGGCAACAATGCAGCGTTGAAGGGACAGGAAATGAATAATGGCTTAGACCATAAAGCCACGTTGAAAGATATAGCGACGAAGGCGGGGGTGTCGGTGACGGCCGCATCCTTGGTTTTGAACAACC encodes:
- a CDS encoding ABC transporter permease; amino-acid sequence: MFFLRMIFRSFSRQFKRRLLIAVTVCLSATVSVAMLGVVFDVGDKLNAELSTYGSNITVQPKADAVVSDLYNTGGSSGSSSDSDPTAFLKESDAPKIKTIFWAFNITNFAPELNIHVDAGCSDGSASADSCKATNVPIVGTWFAKTLHMDSGESTVAGMNGMRSWWKLDGSWPKDDTEQGLIGTSLASQLGVKIGDTVTLGKTISTGERNQVKVKITGIYDSGDSDNNGMYIPSIVAQTLANLPDSIDKIEVKALTTPDNDLARKASKNPNALTQDEWETWYCTAYPSSIAYQIEEVIPGSVAKQVRQVAALQGDVLQKTQAVMVLMTVLSLVAAAIAVANLMAASIGERGSELALMKAIGATDGAVSRLMLAETAVISLVGALVGALFGSGVAQIVGHVVFGSGITMRPMVFVLVFVLLAVTVLIASFSSIRSILNLKPAEVLHGR
- a CDS encoding ABC transporter permease, translating into MTNRKMFFAMLWGAVFRRRSRAVMAVIASLVGAATLFCLASVCIAVPQQMNEEMRAYGANLIVTPADATSKSEGISTATITNVTALVTAEHSAKSAAYRYESVRINSAPYTLAGVNPKAVQTLNRHWNVTGDWPSEGNVMVGRDVADALGVHIGSRITIGYRASDNSAASSASGSSDSGESDNQSDENGSQMSDSGESDNQTVGKLGQTESQVKENGRVSSDIMNNEGTEFRVAGIVDTGGNEDSIVYATTADVAKLAGSKRGADVVEYSVNAMGDDLNAIVKTLNANPNTGVKAQTVTKITSSDTRIITMLQTLFWIVSLVVLVLTLVGVGTTISSIVSQRRNEIGLRKALGASSQAIGTEFYVESAIYGLIGGLFGTAIGYALARVLCVTVFERAIGFNWLLGLASLVLSMLIAVVASIPPVRRATRIDPAIVLREE
- a CDS encoding ABC transporter ATP-binding protein, whose amino-acid sequence is MGSENILLELDHISKIYGDLHAVDDLNLTVPEGEWLAIVGSSGSGKTTLMNMIGCMDTPSKGSVMLEGRKLEDLNAKQLADVRKNMIGLVFQKFYLVPHLTAAENVMVAQYYHSVVDETQALEALERVGLKDRAHHLPGQLSGGEQQRVCIARALINCPKLILADEPTGNLDEKNEKIVLDLFRQLHEQGTTIIVVTHDALVASCAQREIMLNHGVLIGEKWNDEAARQAYEAAGGKPASTGSTAEGAQTGETAIEFADPTKAAKTGATE
- a CDS encoding FMN-binding protein codes for the protein MTDEKSTAVKVIALTAASLALLSACGEPKATPMDDEYAGNSGESVESQEDKSKTDGKATDNSSNDDDSVKNHADDSNSTKSDKKDTGNYADGTYSINGQYGPVGEDTIDVHLTVKDQNVTDVSIVGHPFTSISKKHQDAFAKAVPDAVVGKPLKDLKIDKIAGASWTTEAFNKALEVARQEASIQ